Proteins encoded in a region of the Dreissena polymorpha isolate Duluth1 chromosome 6, UMN_Dpol_1.0, whole genome shotgun sequence genome:
- the LOC127833573 gene encoding uncharacterized protein LOC127833573 isoform X1, with the protein MATGKLRESNRDNAGDFIGECSVTQSCEPCMKTNVSKTATVFCNNCNEYLCDTCKNPHTVYKPGRHDIVNIQDRKSVPVGVDMKGMDICPEHGKEIEFSCKDHSKLCCSKCVLIHRKCDHVEEIASASEQERPKLQALQQSMIKLQSEAEAIIADCKQSETCLNESIANISSEVDKMRDRIVQLFEEAKKKLITDATQFKSSEVQRIRINSEASLKVFEEMYKVLPICCAVLEHGTPCQQYLCSKIIQEKNNTWQSIINEHRNLKISTKVTVSFPRELSSLLEMGNKFIKLKCNGNNPGCLSSQSMPVTLELLVSVKLPKAKDDEKEPFLTGLDFLPDGRLVVVDNKNYTFIILNERLQKLGTPYKFKTPPKDVVYLPINELAVTCREIVCFLSVSSDNVTVLTREINTSFYVHSIDYMSPSNMVVSTYDDPRPVRMISVDGVESEFYNVKFPEDKTYKKDQSMCMYVQSLNMLVLTDRFANTVHIYDTVKGTSRAVTDENIQQPRGACVGPGDTVLVCSTNKNSIVHLSSDGNILGTYPVDMTYPLSICVSKNGTRLAVSNSFIGKTKLQLYKISPS; encoded by the exons ATGGCGACAGGAAAACTACGTGAATCGAACCGGGACAATGCAGGTGATTTCATTGGAGAATGTTCTGTCACACAATCTTGTGAGCCATGTATGAAAACCAACGTATCAAAAACTGCTACGGTTTTCTGCAATAATTGTAATGAGTACCTGTGTGATACGTGCAAAAATCCACACACAGTGTATAAACCTGGCAGACACGACATTGTCAATATCCAGGATAGAAAATCAGTGCCGGTAGGAGTCGATATGAAAGGAATGGACATATGTCCGGAGCACGGCAAGGAAATAGAGTTTTCGTGTAAGGATCATTCCAAGCTCTGCTGCAGTAAATGTGTACTAATTCACCGGAAATGTGATCATGTGGAGGAAATAGCTAGCGCATCTGAACAAGAACGACCGAAGCTTCAAGCTTTACAACAGTCCATGATCAAACTGCAGTCGGAGGCTGAAGCTATCATAGCGGATTGTAAGCAGTCAGAGACTTGTTTGAATGAATCAATTGCAAATATTTCGTCAGAGGTGGATAAAATGAGAGATCGCATCGTACAACTGTTTGAAGAGGCAAAAAAGAAGTTGATAACTGATGCAACACAATTCAAAAGTTCAGAAGTCCAACGCATTAGAATTAATAGTGAAGCCTCGCTCAaagtttttgaagaaatgtataAAGTCTTGCCGATATGTTGTGCCGTTCTAGAACACGGAACGCCCTGTCAACAATACCTGTGTTCGAAAATTATTCAAGAGAAGAACAACACATGGCAATCAATTATCAATGAACATAGAAAccttaaaatatcaacaaaagtgaCAGTTTCATTTCCAAGAGAGCTGTCATCACTGCTTGAGATGGGAAACAAATTCATAAAACTAAAATGTAATGGCAACAATCCAG GTTGTCTATCTTCCCAGTCTATGCCAGTCACCCTGGAGCTGCTTGTGTCTGTGAAACTACCAAAGGCTAAAGATGATGAGAAGGAACCTTTCCTCACTGGACTGGACTTCTTGCCAGATGGGAGACTGGTAGTCGTGGATAACaagaattatacatttataatactgAATGAGCGGCTGCAGAAACTAGGAACTCCGTACAAGTTCAAGACACCCCCTAAAGACGTGGTATATCTTCCTATTAATGAACTTGCTGTTACGTGTAGGGAGATTGTCTGTTTTCTGTCCGTGAGTTCTGACAATGTCACCGTGCTGACAAGGGAGATCAATACTTCGTTTTATGTCCACTCTATAGACTATATGTCTCCATCCAACATGGTTGTGAGTACGTACGATGATCCCCGCCCTGTCAGAATGATATCGGTAGATGGTGTGGAGTCTGAATTTTATAACGTGAAGTTTCCAGAAGATAAGACGTACAAAAAAGATCAGAGTATGTGCATGTATGTCCAGTCTTTGAACATGTTGGTACTGACTGACAGGTTTGCTAACACAGTGCACATTTACGACACCGTGAAGGGCACGTCTCGGGCTGTCACTGATGAGAACATCCAGCAACCTCGTGGTGCGTGTGTAGGGCCTGGTGACACGGTGCTGGTGTGCAGTACGAACAAGAACTCCATCGTGCATTTAAGTAGTGATGGTAACATACTGGGCACCTACCCTGTTGATATGACGTACCCGCTCAGTATATGTGTGTCTAAGAATGGCACTAGGCTGGCGGTGTCCAACAGCTTTATAGGCAAGACGAAACTTCAGTTGTATAAGATATCACCATCATAG
- the LOC127833573 gene encoding uncharacterized protein LOC127833573 isoform X2 — MATGKLRESNRDNAGDFIGECSVTQSCEPCMKTNVSKTATVFCNNCNEYLCDTCKNPHTVYKPGRHDIVNIQDRKSVPVGVDMKGMDICPEHGKEIEFSCKDHSKLCCSKCVLIHRKCDHVEEIASASEQERPKLQALQQSMIKLQSEAEAIIADCKQSETCLNESIANISSEVDKMRDRIVQLFEEAKKKLITDATQFKSSEVQRIRINSEASLKVFEEMYKVLPICCAVLEHGTPCQQYLCSKIIQEKNNTWQSIINEHRNLKISTKVTVSFPRELSSLLEMGNKFIKLKCCLSSQSMPVTLELLVSVKLPKAKDDEKEPFLTGLDFLPDGRLVVVDNKNYTFIILNERLQKLGTPYKFKTPPKDVVYLPINELAVTCREIVCFLSVSSDNVTVLTREINTSFYVHSIDYMSPSNMVVSTYDDPRPVRMISVDGVESEFYNVKFPEDKTYKKDQSMCMYVQSLNMLVLTDRFANTVHIYDTVKGTSRAVTDENIQQPRGACVGPGDTVLVCSTNKNSIVHLSSDGNILGTYPVDMTYPLSICVSKNGTRLAVSNSFIGKTKLQLYKISPS, encoded by the exons ATGGCGACAGGAAAACTACGTGAATCGAACCGGGACAATGCAGGTGATTTCATTGGAGAATGTTCTGTCACACAATCTTGTGAGCCATGTATGAAAACCAACGTATCAAAAACTGCTACGGTTTTCTGCAATAATTGTAATGAGTACCTGTGTGATACGTGCAAAAATCCACACACAGTGTATAAACCTGGCAGACACGACATTGTCAATATCCAGGATAGAAAATCAGTGCCGGTAGGAGTCGATATGAAAGGAATGGACATATGTCCGGAGCACGGCAAGGAAATAGAGTTTTCGTGTAAGGATCATTCCAAGCTCTGCTGCAGTAAATGTGTACTAATTCACCGGAAATGTGATCATGTGGAGGAAATAGCTAGCGCATCTGAACAAGAACGACCGAAGCTTCAAGCTTTACAACAGTCCATGATCAAACTGCAGTCGGAGGCTGAAGCTATCATAGCGGATTGTAAGCAGTCAGAGACTTGTTTGAATGAATCAATTGCAAATATTTCGTCAGAGGTGGATAAAATGAGAGATCGCATCGTACAACTGTTTGAAGAGGCAAAAAAGAAGTTGATAACTGATGCAACACAATTCAAAAGTTCAGAAGTCCAACGCATTAGAATTAATAGTGAAGCCTCGCTCAaagtttttgaagaaatgtataAAGTCTTGCCGATATGTTGTGCCGTTCTAGAACACGGAACGCCCTGTCAACAATACCTGTGTTCGAAAATTATTCAAGAGAAGAACAACACATGGCAATCAATTATCAATGAACATAGAAAccttaaaatatcaacaaaagtgaCAGTTTCATTTCCAAGAGAGCTGTCATCACTGCTTGAGATGGGAAACAAATTCATAAAACTAAAAT GTTGTCTATCTTCCCAGTCTATGCCAGTCACCCTGGAGCTGCTTGTGTCTGTGAAACTACCAAAGGCTAAAGATGATGAGAAGGAACCTTTCCTCACTGGACTGGACTTCTTGCCAGATGGGAGACTGGTAGTCGTGGATAACaagaattatacatttataatactgAATGAGCGGCTGCAGAAACTAGGAACTCCGTACAAGTTCAAGACACCCCCTAAAGACGTGGTATATCTTCCTATTAATGAACTTGCTGTTACGTGTAGGGAGATTGTCTGTTTTCTGTCCGTGAGTTCTGACAATGTCACCGTGCTGACAAGGGAGATCAATACTTCGTTTTATGTCCACTCTATAGACTATATGTCTCCATCCAACATGGTTGTGAGTACGTACGATGATCCCCGCCCTGTCAGAATGATATCGGTAGATGGTGTGGAGTCTGAATTTTATAACGTGAAGTTTCCAGAAGATAAGACGTACAAAAAAGATCAGAGTATGTGCATGTATGTCCAGTCTTTGAACATGTTGGTACTGACTGACAGGTTTGCTAACACAGTGCACATTTACGACACCGTGAAGGGCACGTCTCGGGCTGTCACTGATGAGAACATCCAGCAACCTCGTGGTGCGTGTGTAGGGCCTGGTGACACGGTGCTGGTGTGCAGTACGAACAAGAACTCCATCGTGCATTTAAGTAGTGATGGTAACATACTGGGCACCTACCCTGTTGATATGACGTACCCGCTCAGTATATGTGTGTCTAAGAATGGCACTAGGCTGGCGGTGTCCAACAGCTTTATAGGCAAGACGAAACTTCAGTTGTATAAGATATCACCATCATAG